One Flavobacterium cerinum genomic window, GCGGTGTTGTGAGCATTCTTGAAATTGCGCGTTTACTGCAAAATATTCCGACAGAGTATTCGATTAAATTTATCAATTTTAGCGGTGAAGAAGACGGATTACGCGGAAGTCAGCATTATGTGAGTACAATTGTAAACGGAACGAGCCCGAAAATGAGTATTAAGCTCGTGTTTAATATTGATGAAGTAGGAGGAGTAGCCGGAATGCTAAACAATACGATTACCTGTGAAAGAGATACCGGAAATCCTTCGGCAAATAATGCGGCTTCCAATACGATTACAACTGAATTGATCAAATGTACTCAGTTGTATTCGCCTTTACAAACTAAATTGTCATATGCTTACGCATCGGATTATATGCCGTTCCAATCAAACGGTGAGGTGATTACCGGTTTCTTTGAAACAAACGAAACCACACATGCTCATACGGCACAGGATTTATTGATCAACATGGATCCGGTATATGTATATAAAGTTGCAAAAGCAGCAACAGGAGCTACGTTGCATTTTGCAAAAGCAGTTACAAATTCGACTTTAGGAACGGATGGATTTGAAAAAGATTTTAATGTAAGCTTTTTTCCGAATCCGGTTAAAGACCATTTAACGATCAATAAAGGGAATTTGGAAGTGAATGATTA contains:
- a CDS encoding M28 family peptidase, whose amino-acid sequence is MKNLTKSLMISLFATVCGTATQAQVYIQSYADIVNQASQSGILTNLTEFENLGVKFRGTPAQANTLQWLKNKYLSYGYTASQLTEDVFTYSGATCKNLIVTKIGTVYPNTYVIVCGHYDTITGTGTNDNGSGVVSILEIARLLQNIPTEYSIKFINFSGEEDGLRGSQHYVSTIVNGTSPKMSIKLVFNIDEVGGVAGMLNNTITCERDTGNPSANNAASNTITTELIKCTQLYSPLQTKLSYAYASDYMPFQSNGEVITGFFETNETTHAHTAQDLLINMDPVYVYKVAKAATGATLHFAKAVTNSTLGTDGFEKDFNVSFFPNPVKDHLTINKGNLEVNDYIFTIVDINGKEVLRQQVSNAKLLETINIAKLSKGMYMGILETGEHRVTKKILIE